One Channa argus isolate prfri chromosome 15, Channa argus male v1.0, whole genome shotgun sequence DNA segment encodes these proteins:
- the LOC137099549 gene encoding galectin-3-binding protein A-like, translated as MVTQRNLHTLWLLLLLHVSGRAFKFNMFNRNPEPHEGGVRLSGSQSISEGRVEVYHDGKWGTVCDDGWDIAEAQVVCRQLHFPGAKKVVVGKDYGPATGPIWLDDVNCKGTENHLFTCAFKGWGLTDCTHKEDVGVMCETAGSNLTISDSSHWLDHSFSLSDELNNIFDSGSGCDFMILAKSETGNKQEDGTPEVVETSVCAHKIILSQFPLFNASQGTSSIMVDITKFCQPYFSSFIRYIYSRKIDVTSSSAECLHWMAYRFGVKQLMEDIGRMFSKFLPEDTSFYTQVSLYQYAEKTGDLALQESCIQYLAWNFQNLTNSPAWANLPVKLLGVLLARSDLVVPDEYALLQAVESWITEKGGSVTSEIQADLLSHIRFPMIPAEKLYDLESNSLYSTHKNFFQEKMLKAFQFNVLFFSNLSSNPKFDREDKDYRLRIYTSQPWGFVITLLDMPNQYSHYYSPQGQSFTTPVHGSLIFKNHRISWEANVFRNQYECSNRGLRCESLPTARLQYYNNQQINIVFRNRLLLMCQNRYICQVQDFKNSFAQIHLNSTHHLDYPCPDDKYTYIFAVRPEYV; from the exons ATGGTCACACAGCGAAACCTGCACACTCTGTGGCTTCTGCTACTTCTCCATGTCTCTGGAAGAGCGTTCAAATTCAACATGTTCA ATCGTAACCCTGAGCCCCATGAAGGAGGCGTGAGGCTGTCAGGCTCTCAAAGTATTTCAGAGGGCCGCGTTGAGGTCTACCATGATGGGAAATGGGGGACGGTGTGTGATGACGGCTGGGACATTGCTGAGGCCCAGGTGGTGTGTCGTCAGCTTCATTTCCCCGGAgcaaaaaaagttgttgttggGAAGGACTATGGACCAG CAACTGGACCTATTTGGCTTGATGACGTCAACTGTAAAGGCACCGAGAACCACCTGTTCACTTGTGCTTTCAAAGGCTGGGGACTAACTGACTGCACCCACAAAGAGGATGTGGGAGTTATGTGCGAAACAGCAG GCTCAAATCTGACAATCAGTGACTCTTCACATTGGCTGGACCACAGTTTCAGTCTGTCTGATGAGCTCAACAATATCTTTGACAGTGGAAGTGGCTGCGATTTCATGATATTAGCTAAGAGTGAGActggaaacaaacaggaagacgGGACCCCAGAGGTGGTTGAAACATCTGTCTGTGCACACAAAATAATCCTCTCACAATTCCCACTTTTCAATGCCTCTCAGGGTACTTCTAGCATCATGGTGGACATCACCAAATTCTGCCAACCATATTTCTCCTCTTTCATCAG GTACATTTACTCTCGCAAGATAGATGTGACCTCCTCATCTGCGGAGTGCCTCCATTGGATGGCCTATAGGTTTGGGGTGAAGCAGCTGATGGAGGACATAGGCCGAATGTTCTCTAAATTCCTACCGGAGGACACTTCATTTTACACCCAGGTGTCACTGTATCAATACGCAGAGAAGACTGGGGATTTAGCTCTCCAGGAGAGTTGTATCCAATACCTAGCCTGGAACTTCCAAAACCTGACTAATTCTCCAGCTTGGGCCAACCTGCCTGTAAAGCTCCTGGGGGTCCTTTTAGCCCGCTCCGACCTGGTGGTGCCAGATGAGTATGCTCTGCTTCAGGCTGTGGAGAGCTGGATCACTGAGAAGGGTGGCTCTGTTACTTCAGAAATCCAGGCTGACCTCCTGAGTCATATTCGTTTCCCCATGATCCCTGCAGAGAAACTGTATGATCTTGAGTCCAACTCCCTCTACAGCACTCACAAGAATTTTTTCCAGGAGAAAATGCTGAAAGCGTTCCAATTTAATGTTCTGTTCTTCAGCAATCTTTCGTCTAACCCAAAGTTTGACAGAGAAGATAAAGACTACAGGCTGAGGATCTACACCTCTCAACCATGGGGCTTTGTTATCACCCTCTTGGACATGCCAAACCAATACTCCCACTACTACAGTCCACAGGGTCAGTCGTTCACCACGCCCGTTCATGGCAGCTTGATCTTTAAGAACCACAGGATTAGCTGGGAGGCAAATGTTTTCAGGAACCAATACGAATGTAGTAACAGAGGGCTGCGCTGTGAGTCGCTTCCCACGGCGAGGCTACAGTACTACAATAATCAGCAGATAAACATCGTCTTTCGGAACCGACTTCTGCTGATGTGCCAGAACAGGTACATCTGTCAGGTGCAGGACTTCAAGAACAGCTTCGCTCAAATCCATCTGAATTCAACCCACCATCTTGACTACCCCTGCCCTGATGACAAGTACACCTACATCTTTGCGGTGAGACCAGAGTATGTCTGA